Below is a genomic region from Sinorhizobium meliloti.
CGCTTGCGGCACCAGCGCATCATAAACGATGGCATCCGCTTCCATCATCACGCGCTGCGCCCGGAGCGTCAGCAGGTCTTCGGCGCCCGGTCCGGCGCCGACCAGCCACACATGGCCGGCCACGCCCCCCGCGGCATCCAGAAGCCTCGAGGCCTCGCGGCGCGCGGATGCAAGATCGCCGAGCGCTACTTGATCCGCCACAGGGCCCGAGAAGAAGCGGCGCCAGAAGACACGCCGAGCGACGCCGCGCGGCACGAGGCGCTCGACGGCGTCGCGATAGTTCGCAGCCAAAGAGGCAACGATACCCAAGGACGGCGACAGCAATTGATCGATCTGCGCGCGGATCATCTGCGCCAGAACCGGCCCTGCCCCTTCGGTGCCGATCGCAACTGCGACGGGCGCCCGGTTGACGAGTGCCGGCGTGAGGAAATCGCAATAGTCCGGCTGATCCACGGCATTTGCGGGGATTTTCCGCTCGCGCGCCGCAGTCACGACAACGCGGTCAAGCGCCGCATCGCCGGTTGCGGCAAAGACGAGGACGGAGCCTTCGACCTGATGAGCCCCAAAGGGTTCGCGCACGGTCTCGATATTGTTGGCATCCAGAAAAGCATCGAATGCCGGTTCCGGGCGATCCGCATAGGCGACGATGCGCGCCTCGGTGTTCAGCAGCAACCGTAACTTGGCGAAGGCCTCGTCCCCATTGCCGAACACCGCCACGCTTTTCTGCGCGACGCGAAAGAATGCCGGAAAGACGGACAATTTCTGCGACATAACGAGGGGACGGCTCCTTTTGCAGGCTGCGGCGAATATCCCCTATAGGCCGCAACATTTGAAGGAACAGAAATTTCAATGCTTTTCCGGTCACGTATTGTTTTGCTCGACAGCCAATCTTTTTGAGCAAATATCTCCGGGACCCTGATCCGCCCGTTGGTTCGGCCATTGCGCCGATCGGCCGACCTCCGTTAAATGCCGGCTCAAAGCAGGAGACCGAGACATGAAAAAAACCCAACTGGCAGAGCGCCTGCTGACCGTCATCGAAGAGGACATACTGCCGCTCACCGAGAAGGGCGTAGCCGACGGCAACAAGGTGTTCGGCGCCGCTATCCTGCGCAAGTCCGATCTGTCGCTGGTGCTGGCCGAAACCAATAACGAGACCGAGAACCCGCTGTGGCATGGCGAGGTGCACACGCTCAAGCGCTTCTACGAGATGGCCGAGACGCCGGACACGCGCGAACTGATCTTCCTCTCGACGCATGAGCCCTGCTCCATGTGTCTCTCGGCGATCACCTGGGCAGGTTTCGATAACTTCTACTATTTCTTCAGCCACGAGGATTCGCGCGACAGCTTCGCTATCCCGCATGACCTGAAAATCCTGAAGGAGGTTTTTCGCCTCGAACCGGGCGGCTATGCCCGGCAGAATGCGTTCTGGAAATCGGCTTCCATCGCGGCACTGATGCAGGAGGCCGATCCGGAAACGCGGCAGCGGCTCAGCGGCCAGGACACCCGCATCCGGGCACGCTACGATCGTCTGTCCGATACCTATCAGGCGAGCAAAGACACCAACGCCATACCGCTGAATTGAGCCATGGAAGCTTCCCGCGACATTCAACGCCTGCTCGACATCATGGCCGCGCTCCGCGATCCGGAGACGGGCTGCCCCTGGGATATCGTGCAGACCTTCGAGACGATCCGGCCTTATACGATCGAAGAGGCCTATGAGGTCGCCGACGCGATCGAGCGTCATGATATGGACGACCTGTGCGACGAACTCGGCGACCTTTTGCTGCAGGTGGTCTTCCACGCACGCATGGCCGAGGAGGCCGGCGCGTTTTCCTTCGGTGACGTCGTCGAAGCCATCACGCGCAAGATGATCCGCCGCCATCCGCATGTCTTCGCCCGCTCCGACGCCGACACCGCCGAGGCGGTGAAGCTGCAATGGGAAGAGATCAAGCAGGCCGAGAAGGCCGACCGGCGGCAACGGCGCCTGCAGCGCGGCGTGTCGCAAGAGGAGCATGCTGGCCATCTCGGCTCGATCCAACGCAGCTTCCCGGCGCTGGTCGAGGCGCTGAAGCTGCAGGAACGGGCGGCAAAGGTCGGCTTCGACTGGTCCGAGCCTGAGCCGATCCTCGACAAGGTCGAGGAGGAAATCGGCGAGCTGCGGCAGGCACTTAAAGACGGTGACCTCGGGAAGGTCGCGGACGAGCTCGGCGACCTGATCTTCGCGCTCGTCAATATCGGCCGCCATGTCGGCACCGATCCGGAAATGGCGCTGCGCGGCACCAATACCAAGTTCCGGCGCCGCTTCGGCCACATCGAGAAGGAACTGGAAGCCGGAGGCGAAACGCTCGATGCGGCGTCGCTGGAGCGCATGGAAGAACTCTGGCAGGCGGCGAAGGCTATCGAAAGGCAGCTGACGTAGGCTCGTGCGTTACCCGCTGTGTCTATGCTATTCCTCATCCCTGCCCGTCAAGGAATCCAGCCGGGCGGAATCCTTGGGCTGAAAAGACTCACCCGCGCCGCAGACGCGGCGCTGCTGGATCCCTGTGACGAGCACAGGGATGAGGGTGGAACGGGTGAGGTCCCTCGGAATACTTCTCATAGGCCGTGGGAAATTAAGGAGATGGCGCGCACGTCCTTCGAGCGAAGATTGCCGTAGCGCCCGTGCATCCCCGCCTCCCTCATTCCTGTGCCTGTCACAGGAATCCAGCCAGGCCAAGTCATTGGGCTGGAAAGACTCTTCCGCGCCGCAGACGCGGCGCTGCTGGATCCCTGTGACGAGCACAGGGATGAGGGGAGAGAGGGTCCCGATCCCTCGGAATAGTTCTCATAGGTGCGCGGATATCGAGGAGATGGCGCGCAGTCCCCAAACGAGGTTGCGGCAGCGCCCGTGCATCCCCGCCTCCCTCATTCCTGTACCTGTCACAGGAATCCAGCCAGACCAAGTCCTTGGGCTGGAAAGACTCTTCCGCGCCGCAGACGCGGCGCTGCTCTCATCCCTGTGACGAGCACAGGGATGAGGGTGGAGCGGGTGCGGTCCTTCGGAATACTTCTCGTAGGCCGTGGGATATTAATGAGATGGCGCGCATGTCCTTCGGGCGAAGGTTACCGTAACGCCCGTGCATCCCCGCCTCCTCATTCCCGTGCTCGTCACAGGGATGAGGGGAGAGAGGGTCCCGGTCCCTCGGAATAGTTCTCATAGGTGCGCGGATATCGAGGAGATGGCGCGCAGTCCCCAAACGAGGTTGCGGGAGCGCCCGTGCTTCCCCGCCTCCCTCATTCCTGTGCTCGTCACAGGAATCCAGCCAGACCAAGTCCTTGGGCTGAAAAGACTCACCCGCGCCGCAGACGCGGCGCTGCTCTCATCCCTGTGACGAGCACAGGGATGAGGGGAGAGAGGGTCCGGTCCCTCGGAATACTTCTCATAGGCCGTGCGGAAGGAGATGGCGCGCAGTCCCCAAACGAGGTTGCGGCAGCGCCCGTGCATCCCCGCCCCCCTCATTCCTGTGCTCGTCACAGGAATCCAGCCAGACCAAGTCCTTGGGCTGGAAAGACTCAGCCGCGCCGCAGACGCAGCGCTGCTCTCATCCCTGTGACGAGTGTTTAGCCCGGGGACATAACTGACGGGTGTTCGGGGAGATGGCTGACACGTCATACTGGCATGGATTTGGCTTCGAAGGGGGTATTCCATGCCGTGGCGAGAGGTATCGACGATGGGAGAGCGGCGGGAGTTTGTGCGACTTGCGCTTGAGGAGGGTGTGAACCGGCGGGAATTGTGCCGGCGGTTCGGGATCAGCCCGGATATCGGTTATAAATGGCTGGCGCGGTGGGAAGCCGGCGACCGCGAGTTGGCGGATCGCTCACGGCGCCCGCATATAAGTCCGATGCGTTGCAACGAAGCGGTAGAGACCGAGGTGCTTGGGGTGCGCGATGCGCATCCGGCATGGGGGGCGCGCAAAATTGTGGGCTATCTGGAACGGCAGGGAACCCACCCGCCGGCGGTTTCGACCGTTCATGCCATCCTCAAGCGCCATGATCGGATCGTAGCACCGCCGGGCGGCGCGCCGGCGTTGCAGCGCTTCGAGAAGGAGGCGCCGAACCAGCTCTGGCAAATGGATTTCAAGGGCTGGGTGCAATTGGCCGACGCCACGCTCTGCCACCCGTTGACGGTGATCGATGACCATTCCCGCTTCGTGCCTTGTCTCATGGCCTGCGCCGATCAGCGAGGCGCGACCGTACGCGGCCATCTGGAGCGGACATTCCGGCGCTACGGGCTGCCGGACGCCATGTTCGTGGATAATGGCGCGCCATGGGGCGATCCGTCAGGCGAGGGCTGGACCGGCCTCGGCGTATGGCTTCTGAAGCTCGGCGTCGCCCTACTGCACAGTCGCCCCTACCATCCGCAGAGCCGTGGCAAGAATGAACGCTTCCATCGCACACTCAAGGCCGAGGTGTTCGCCTTTGACCGTTTCAGGGATCTTGCTGCCGTTCAGCGCGCCTTCGATGCCTGGCGCGAGCTTTACAATTTCGAGCGCCCGCATGGGGCACTCGATCATGACGTGCCGGCCAGCCGCTACCACCCCAGTCCGCGCGCCATGCCGGATCGCCTGCCCGAGCCCGTCTATGACGAGGGCGAGATCGTGCGCAAGGTTTCCGCCACCAAAGCCTATGTCAGCTTCAAAGGCCGGCTATGGAAAGTTCCCAAAGCTTTCTGCGGAGAACGCCTCGCCATCCGCCCGCTCGACCGCGACGGCCACTATGGCGCTTTCTTCGGTGCCCATCACATCGCAACAATCAACTTGACCAACAAGCAATCCGTCAGTGATGTATCCGAACAGGTGTCCGCCATGTCCCCGGGCTAAACAACGAGCACAGGGATGAGGGGAGAGAGGGTCCCGGTCCCTCGGAATACTTCTCATGGGCCGTGCGGAAGGAGATGGCGCGCAGTCCCCAAACGAGGTTGCGGGAGCGCCCGTGCATCCCCGCCTCCCTCATTCCTGTGCTCGTCACAGGAATCCAGCCAGACCAAGTCAGTGGGCTGGAAAGACTCTCCCGCGCCGCAGACGCAGCGCTGCTCTCATCCCTGTGACGAGCACAGGGATGAGGGTGGAGAGGGTGCGGTCCACTCTTATAACCTGTGCGGAAAGTCAGGAAATGGCGCAACACTCCTGGCTGCTACCAATCCTCTTCGACGGCCTTCGGGCCGTTGCCCAGCCGCCTCTCGAGCTCCGTGGCCTCTCCCTCCGTC
It encodes:
- the cysG gene encoding siroheme synthase CysG, which codes for MSQKLSVFPAFFRVAQKSVAVFGNGDEAFAKLRLLLNTEARIVAYADRPEPAFDAFLDANNIETVREPFGAHQVEGSVLVFAATGDAALDRVVVTAARERKIPANAVDQPDYCDFLTPALVNRAPVAVAIGTEGAGPVLAQMIRAQIDQLLSPSLGIVASLAANYRDAVERLVPRGVARRVFWRRFFSGPVADQVALGDLASARREASRLLDAAGGVAGHVWLVGAGPGAEDLLTLRAQRVMMEADAIVYDALVPQAIVDMGRRDAERLSVGKRKGCHTKSQDEINQLLVKLAGEGKRVVRLKSGDPLVYGRAGEEMAALREAGISYEVVPGITSAFAAAADFELPLTLRGVASSLVFTTGHDLTGSVLPDWARLAVSGATIAVYMGRTVAASVASRLMQAGLPQDTTVAVIENASRAERRLLHGTLRDLPDLEARTELDGPVMVIIGEAVAGANFERSEPLAAGRTKYSGASKVSAKRTEQIWN
- a CDS encoding deaminase; the encoded protein is MKKTQLAERLLTVIEEDILPLTEKGVADGNKVFGAAILRKSDLSLVLAETNNETENPLWHGEVHTLKRFYEMAETPDTRELIFLSTHEPCSMCLSAITWAGFDNFYYFFSHEDSRDSFAIPHDLKILKEVFRLEPGGYARQNAFWKSASIAALMQEADPETRQRLSGQDTRIRARYDRLSDTYQASKDTNAIPLN
- the mazG gene encoding nucleoside triphosphate pyrophosphohydrolase produces the protein MEASRDIQRLLDIMAALRDPETGCPWDIVQTFETIRPYTIEEAYEVADAIERHDMDDLCDELGDLLLQVVFHARMAEEAGAFSFGDVVEAITRKMIRRHPHVFARSDADTAEAVKLQWEEIKQAEKADRRQRRLQRGVSQEEHAGHLGSIQRSFPALVEALKLQERAAKVGFDWSEPEPILDKVEEEIGELRQALKDGDLGKVADELGDLIFALVNIGRHVGTDPEMALRGTNTKFRRRFGHIEKELEAGGETLDAASLERMEELWQAAKAIERQLT
- a CDS encoding IS481-like element ISRm20 family transposase, producing the protein MPWREVSTMGERREFVRLALEEGVNRRELCRRFGISPDIGYKWLARWEAGDRELADRSRRPHISPMRCNEAVETEVLGVRDAHPAWGARKIVGYLERQGTHPPAVSTVHAILKRHDRIVAPPGGAPALQRFEKEAPNQLWQMDFKGWVQLADATLCHPLTVIDDHSRFVPCLMACADQRGATVRGHLERTFRRYGLPDAMFVDNGAPWGDPSGEGWTGLGVWLLKLGVALLHSRPYHPQSRGKNERFHRTLKAEVFAFDRFRDLAAVQRAFDAWRELYNFERPHGALDHDVPASRYHPSPRAMPDRLPEPVYDEGEIVRKVSATKAYVSFKGRLWKVPKAFCGERLAIRPLDRDGHYGAFFGAHHIATINLTNKQSVSDVSEQVSAMSPG